In Hoeflea ulvae, one genomic interval encodes:
- a CDS encoding methyltransferase domain-containing protein, with translation MDRLFDHALMHQRRLRALARPVPGADFLVRRIAEDMAERLSVVERHFDHPVQVHGGLPHAADAMQATGKTANFRFVDLCALPGIDARAVTLADPDHVPLPPESADLLVSPLALHLTNDTPGVLVQMRRALKPDGLLLAAAPGAGTLGELRESLLAAESELTGGANARVHPFADIRDYGALLQRAGFALPVTDIDDVVVRYSDMFGLLRDLRAMGMTSLLSDRSREPAGRKLFLRAAQIYAERFSDPDGRIRASFPVIHLSGWAPHENQQKPLKPGSAKARLADALKAPEQKLPR, from the coding sequence ATGGATCGCCTTTTTGACCACGCACTGATGCACCAGCGCCGCTTGCGTGCGCTGGCCCGCCCCGTGCCCGGCGCCGATTTTCTGGTGCGCCGGATTGCCGAGGACATGGCCGAGCGCCTCTCGGTGGTCGAGCGCCATTTCGACCATCCGGTCCAGGTCCATGGCGGCTTGCCCCACGCCGCCGATGCGATGCAAGCCACCGGCAAGACGGCAAATTTCCGCTTTGTCGATCTGTGCGCCCTGCCCGGCATCGATGCCCGCGCCGTCACCCTTGCCGACCCCGACCATGTGCCGCTGCCGCCGGAAAGCGCCGATCTGCTGGTCTCGCCTTTGGCGCTGCACCTGACCAACGACACGCCGGGTGTCTTGGTGCAAATGCGCCGTGCGCTCAAGCCCGACGGGTTGCTGCTCGCGGCGGCGCCGGGCGCAGGCACGCTGGGCGAACTGCGCGAATCCCTGCTTGCCGCCGAGAGCGAATTGACCGGCGGCGCCAATGCCCGGGTCCATCCCTTTGCCGATATTCGCGACTATGGCGCCCTGCTGCAGCGCGCCGGCTTTGCCCTGCCGGTCACCGATATCGATGACGTGGTGGTCAGATATTCGGACATGTTCGGGCTGTTGAGAGATCTGCGCGCCATGGGCATGACCTCGCTGCTGAGCGACCGGAGCCGCGAACCGGCCGGCCGAAAGCTGTTTTTGCGTGCGGCACAGATCTACGCGGAACGGTTTTCCGACCCGGACGGGCGCATCCGCGCCAGCTTTCCGGTGATCCACCTTTCGGGATGGGCGCCGCATGAAAACCAGCAGAAGCCGCTCAAGCCGGGCTCCGCCAAGGCACGACTGGCCGACGCATTGAAGGCGCCGGAACAAAAGCTGCCGCGCTGA
- the grxC gene encoding glutaredoxin 3 → MPDVIIYTRQFCGFCTAAKRLLDDKGAGYTEHDATFSPDLRQEMIAKANGRTTFPQIFIGSTHVGGCDELMALERAGKLDPMLKEA, encoded by the coding sequence ATGCCTGACGTGATTATCTATACCCGACAGTTCTGCGGGTTCTGCACTGCGGCCAAGCGGTTGCTGGACGACAAGGGCGCCGGCTACACCGAACATGACGCAACTTTCTCGCCCGATCTGCGGCAGGAAATGATTGCCAAGGCCAATGGCCGGACTACATTCCCGCAGATCTTCATCGGCAGCACCCATGTTGGCGGCTGCGATGAACTGATGGCGCTGGAGCGTGCAGGCAAGCTTGATCCGATGCTGAAGGAAGCCTGA
- a CDS encoding GNAT family N-acetyltransferase, with the protein MPNLAIVRRLEAVGFRAWPAASIQYDGSWQIRLTAGHPSKRLNSVNPLDPSDHDGIEIRVERAARRFDSYDRPLVFRQTPLAPPPLESYLDKLGWRRFDETIVMTGALDSLDINDGMDHLPLRDVGRYVDASIAVHGREQSLKPGLTEVLSSIRPPSGLFVLENESTGPLSTALCVHDNDLAGLFELATRKDTRRAGHGREVVIAALRWARHRGADTAWLQVETANTAAVALYQGLGFGEVYRYAYRQKPGF; encoded by the coding sequence GTGCCAAATCTTGCGATTGTCAGAAGACTTGAAGCTGTCGGATTCCGGGCGTGGCCGGCGGCGTCGATCCAGTATGACGGCAGTTGGCAGATAAGGCTGACCGCAGGCCATCCGTCTAAGCGGCTGAATTCCGTCAATCCGCTGGATCCGTCCGACCATGACGGCATCGAGATCCGGGTCGAACGCGCCGCCCGCCGCTTCGATTCCTATGATCGGCCACTCGTGTTCCGGCAAACGCCGCTGGCGCCGCCACCGCTGGAATCCTATCTCGACAAGCTCGGCTGGCGCCGGTTTGACGAAACCATCGTGATGACCGGCGCTCTCGACAGCCTCGATATCAATGACGGGATGGATCATCTTCCCTTGCGCGATGTCGGGCGTTATGTCGATGCGTCGATCGCGGTGCACGGGCGCGAGCAAAGCCTCAAGCCCGGCCTGACCGAGGTGCTGAGCTCGATACGTCCGCCGAGCGGCCTGTTCGTCCTGGAAAACGAATCCACCGGACCGCTGTCGACCGCGCTGTGCGTTCATGACAACGATCTTGCCGGCCTGTTCGAACTGGCGACGCGCAAGGACACGCGGCGCGCCGGCCACGGACGTGAAGTCGTCATCGCGGCGTTGCGCTGGGCGCGCCATCGCGGCGCCGATACCGCATGGCTGCAGGTCGAGACTGCAAACACCGCCGCCGTGGCGCTCTACCAGGGGCTGGGGTTCGGCGAGGTCTATCGCTACGCCTATCGCCAGAAACCGGGATTCTGA
- a CDS encoding Flp family type IVb pilin → MKNLLYRFLEDRSGATAIEYGLITSLIAIALVAGGISLGNAITGTMDNAALHLENSR, encoded by the coding sequence ATGAAAAATTTGCTCTATAGGTTTCTCGAAGATCGAAGCGGCGCCACGGCCATCGAATATGGCCTGATCACGTCCCTGATCGCCATCGCGCTGGTTGCCGGCGGCATCTCGCTGGGCAACGCCATCACCGGCACCATGGACAATGCAGCCCTGCATCTCGAGAACAGCCGCTGA
- the mutT gene encoding 8-oxo-dGTP diphosphatase MutT has protein sequence MTGKKIMLVAACALVDADGRVLLTQRPEGKKLAGLWEFPGGKVEQGETPEAALIRELMEEIGIVTKEACLAPLTFASYGYDDFHLLMPLFVCRRYEGVARGLEGQALKWVRPRDMRNYPMPPADEPLIPYLVDLL, from the coding sequence ATGACAGGCAAGAAGATAATGCTGGTCGCCGCCTGCGCCCTGGTCGATGCCGATGGCCGGGTGCTGCTGACTCAGCGGCCGGAGGGCAAGAAGCTGGCAGGGCTTTGGGAATTTCCGGGCGGCAAGGTCGAACAGGGCGAGACTCCGGAAGCGGCGTTGATCCGCGAACTCATGGAAGAAATCGGGATTGTGACCAAGGAAGCCTGCCTGGCGCCGCTGACTTTCGCCAGTTACGGCTATGACGACTTCCACCTGCTGATGCCGCTGTTCGTGTGCCGCCGCTATGAGGGCGTTGCCCGCGGTCTTGAAGGACAGGCGCTGAAATGGGTTCGTCCCCGGGACATGCGGAATTACCCGATGCCGCCCGCCGATGAGCCGCTGATTCCCTATCTCGTCGACCTATTGTAA
- a CDS encoding carbon-nitrogen hydrolase family protein, producing MREMIVAAVQMRSGVSVPANIAAMEDLVRQAAARGARYVQTPEMTGALVKDREALRKSLRPEAEDPVLRAASKLATDLGIYLHIGSTAVDAGNGMAGNRGVVFAPDGARLAGYDKIHMFDVDLDNGESWRESATYQSGDKAVTVDLDGALLGMGICYDVRFPHLFRDLALAGAEILTAPAAFTRQTGEAHWHVLQRARAIENGAFMVSAAQGGVHEDGRETYGHSMIVDPWGRVLAEMQGDEPGVIVAGLALDEVRAARSKIPNLKNARSYRLDKGLRTSMGEQVA from the coding sequence ATGCGCGAGATGATTGTCGCCGCGGTCCAGATGCGCTCGGGGGTCTCCGTGCCGGCAAACATTGCCGCGATGGAGGATCTGGTCCGCCAGGCTGCAGCACGCGGCGCACGCTATGTGCAGACGCCGGAAATGACCGGCGCGCTGGTGAAGGACCGAGAGGCGCTGCGCAAGAGCCTGAGGCCGGAAGCCGAAGATCCGGTGCTGCGCGCCGCGTCGAAACTGGCAACGGATCTCGGCATCTATCTGCATATCGGATCCACGGCCGTGGATGCGGGCAATGGCATGGCGGGCAATCGCGGCGTGGTGTTTGCTCCCGACGGCGCCCGGCTGGCCGGCTATGACAAGATCCACATGTTCGACGTCGACCTCGACAATGGTGAGAGCTGGCGCGAAAGCGCGACCTATCAATCCGGCGACAAGGCCGTGACTGTGGATCTCGACGGCGCGCTGCTGGGGATGGGCATCTGTTACGACGTCCGCTTCCCGCATCTGTTTCGCGATCTGGCGCTGGCCGGGGCGGAAATCCTGACCGCGCCTGCCGCCTTCACCCGGCAGACCGGCGAAGCGCACTGGCATGTGCTGCAGCGCGCGAGAGCAATCGAAAACGGCGCCTTCATGGTTTCGGCCGCGCAGGGCGGTGTGCATGAGGATGGCCGCGAGACCTATGGCCATTCGATGATCGTCGATCCCTGGGGGCGGGTTCTGGCGGAAATGCAGGGCGATGAGCCCGGCGTCATTGTCGCCGGCCTGGCGCTCGATGAGGTTCGGGCCGCACGGTCAAAAATTCCCAATCTGAAGAATGCCCGGAGCTACCGTCTCGACAAGGGCCTGCGGACCTCAATGGGAGAGCAGGTGGCGTGA
- a CDS encoding ComF family protein: MYPTDASHHLQGLKLAFARAGAGLMRLVYPPVCAGCGKMTDRPAALCPVCWGTVRFIEGPFCEITGLPFDHDRGEGLVSPQAIADPPRYAKARAAVFHDGVARKIVHRLKYADRADLAPMMAAWMVRAGRDVIDDSDVIVAVPLHRGRLFSRRYNQSAELARMLARLTGKPFLPGAMRRIRATRQQVGLGLRARQDNVRGAFLAVPEQAHRINGLKVLLVDDVLTTGATLEAATRALLRGGASRVNVLTFARVASQGEETLYA, translated from the coding sequence ATGTACCCAACGGATGCAAGCCATCACCTGCAGGGGCTGAAGCTGGCGTTTGCGCGCGCCGGCGCCGGCCTGATGCGGCTGGTTTATCCGCCGGTCTGCGCGGGCTGCGGCAAGATGACGGACCGCCCGGCCGCGCTGTGCCCGGTCTGCTGGGGGACCGTCCGTTTCATCGAAGGGCCGTTTTGCGAAATTACCGGTCTGCCATTTGATCATGACCGGGGCGAGGGCCTGGTGTCGCCGCAGGCGATCGCCGATCCGCCGCGCTACGCCAAAGCGAGAGCGGCGGTGTTTCATGACGGCGTCGCGCGCAAAATCGTGCATCGGCTGAAATATGCCGACCGGGCCGATCTCGCGCCGATGATGGCGGCCTGGATGGTTCGCGCCGGCCGTGATGTGATCGATGACAGCGATGTCATCGTGGCGGTGCCCTTGCACAGGGGCCGGTTGTTCTCGCGGCGTTACAACCAGTCGGCGGAACTAGCGCGGATGCTGGCGCGGTTGACCGGAAAGCCGTTCCTGCCGGGGGCGATGCGGCGGATCCGCGCCACCCGCCAGCAGGTCGGCCTCGGGCTGCGGGCCCGGCAGGACAATGTGCGCGGTGCTTTTCTTGCGGTTCCCGAGCAGGCGCACCGGATCAACGGGCTGAAGGTGCTGCTGGTTGATGACGTGCTGACCACAGGCGCCACCCTCGAGGCGGCGACGCGGGCGTTGCTGCGCGGCGGGGCGAGCCGGGTCAATGTGCTGACATTTGCCAGGGTTGCAAGCCAGGGCGAGGAAACCCTATATGCCTGA
- a CDS encoding peptidylprolyl isomerase, with protein MMSSIALLPIQGHAADEADPVVATVAGIEVLASELTLAETDLDPQFAQMPAEQRRVAALAAVIDIKTLAHKAEAEKFDESEEFKTLMKFQRDRALHNAIFKATVVDPVTDADVKARYDKEIAATPPEEEVSARHILLKTEEEAKAVIEELDAGKDFAELAKEKSTGPSAPQGGELGYFTKGRMVPEFEAVAFTLKAGEYAKEPVKTQFGWHVIKLEDRRETAPPAFEAVSDQVRQLVMRERYGDLIKAARAEIEIDVIDPELKAAYEAINQQQ; from the coding sequence ATGATGAGTTCAATCGCACTATTGCCAATCCAGGGCCATGCTGCTGATGAGGCCGATCCGGTGGTCGCCACGGTCGCCGGTATCGAGGTTCTGGCCTCCGAGCTGACCCTGGCGGAGACTGATCTCGATCCGCAGTTCGCGCAGATGCCGGCAGAGCAGCGCCGCGTTGCGGCACTTGCTGCCGTCATCGATATCAAGACGCTGGCGCACAAGGCTGAAGCCGAGAAGTTCGACGAGAGCGAAGAGTTCAAGACGCTGATGAAGTTCCAGCGCGACCGCGCGCTTCACAATGCCATCTTCAAGGCGACCGTCGTTGACCCGGTGACCGATGCCGACGTCAAGGCGCGCTACGACAAGGAAATCGCCGCCACACCGCCGGAAGAGGAAGTCAGCGCGCGCCACATCCTTCTCAAGACGGAGGAAGAAGCCAAGGCCGTTATCGAAGAGCTGGACGCGGGCAAGGACTTTGCCGAACTGGCCAAGGAAAAGTCGACCGGCCCGAGCGCGCCGCAGGGTGGAGAACTCGGCTATTTCACCAAGGGACGCATGGTGCCGGAATTCGAAGCCGTGGCCTTCACGCTCAAGGCTGGCGAATATGCCAAGGAACCGGTCAAGACCCAGTTCGGCTGGCACGTGATCAAGCTCGAGGATCGCCGCGAAACCGCGCCTCCGGCCTTTGAAGCCGTTTCCGACCAGGTCCGGCAGCTGGTGATGCGGGAGCGCTATGGTGACCTGATCAAGGCCGCACGCGCCGAAATCGAGATCGACGTGATCGATCCCGAACTGAAGGCCGCCTACGAAGCCATCAATCAGCAGCAATAG
- the ubiG gene encoding bifunctional 2-polyprenyl-6-hydroxyphenol methylase/3-demethylubiquinol 3-O-methyltransferase UbiG, with amino-acid sequence MSQAERTTIDQGEVERFSAMAAEWWNPQGKFRPLHKFNPVRLTYIRDHVAAHFGRDAKSDKPLSGLRLLDIGCGGGLLCEPMARMGAEVLGADASRVNIEVASLHAAQSGVDVSYEAITSEDLAARGERFDVVLNMEVVEHVADVDLFLSSCAEMVKPGGLMFVATINRTMKAMAFAIVGAEYVLRWLPRGTHQYEKLVRPEEIETPLAASGMTVIERTGVSYNPLQDQWNLSRDMDVNYMMLAERPKSG; translated from the coding sequence ATGAGCCAGGCTGAGCGGACAACGATAGATCAGGGCGAAGTCGAGCGTTTTTCGGCCATGGCCGCGGAATGGTGGAACCCGCAGGGCAAGTTCCGCCCGCTGCACAAGTTCAATCCGGTGCGCCTGACCTATATTCGCGACCATGTCGCAGCCCATTTCGGCCGTGACGCGAAGAGCGACAAGCCGCTCTCCGGGCTTCGCCTGCTCGACATCGGCTGCGGTGGCGGCCTGCTGTGCGAGCCGATGGCGCGGATGGGCGCCGAGGTTCTTGGCGCCGACGCCTCCCGCGTCAATATAGAGGTGGCGTCGCTGCACGCTGCCCAGAGCGGCGTCGATGTCAGCTATGAGGCGATCACCTCCGAGGATCTGGCCGCCCGCGGCGAACGCTTCGACGTGGTTTTGAACATGGAAGTGGTCGAGCATGTCGCCGATGTCGACCTGTTCCTGTCCTCCTGCGCCGAGATGGTCAAGCCCGGCGGCCTGATGTTCGTCGCCACCATCAACCGGACCATGAAGGCGATGGCCTTTGCCATTGTCGGCGCCGAATATGTGTTGCGCTGGCTGCCGCGCGGCACCCATCAATATGAAAAGCTGGTCCGGCCGGAAGAAATCGAAACGCCGCTGGCAGCCTCCGGCATGACGGTCATCGAACGCACCGGCGTCTCGTACAATCCGCTGCAGGACCAGTGGAACCTCTCCCGCGACATGGATGTGAACTACATGATGCTGGCCGAGCGGCCGAAGAGCGGCTGA
- a CDS encoding DUF1178 family protein has product MIRFSLHCEKEHAFEGWFSSSADFDAQCERGLVECPVCGSRQIGKALMAPALAVSRQTPSRPLAMDPERREALRKLREMVQAVKQNSEDVGDRFADEARKIHHGESEARGIIGKASSEDAKSLIEDGIEIAPLPEFPDDLS; this is encoded by the coding sequence GTGATCCGGTTTTCCCTGCATTGCGAGAAGGAACATGCGTTTGAGGGATGGTTTTCCTCAAGCGCGGATTTCGACGCGCAATGTGAACGCGGACTTGTCGAATGTCCGGTCTGCGGATCCCGCCAGATCGGAAAGGCGCTGATGGCTCCGGCCTTGGCCGTCTCGCGTCAGACGCCGTCGCGGCCCCTGGCGATGGATCCCGAAAGGCGCGAGGCGCTGCGCAAGCTGCGGGAGATGGTGCAGGCGGTCAAGCAGAACTCGGAGGATGTCGGCGACCGCTTCGCCGACGAGGCGCGCAAGATCCACCATGGCGAGAGCGAAGCCCGCGGCATCATCGGCAAGGCTTCCAGCGAGGACGCCAAATCGCTGATCGAGGACGGCATCGAAATTGCGCCTCTGCCCGAGTTCCCAGACGATCTGAGCTGA